CGAATACAGTTTCCTAAGTAGTAGTCTGGTGAAAGAGATTGCCAAATTTGGTGGTCCTGTCGATCATCTCGTTCCTAAACATGTTGCTCTAGATATTTACAGCCGATGTTACGCCAAGACTCATCCAGTAGCAGCCCCGACCGTGATGGATCCAATCTCCACACTGGATCATCCCAAAGCGTAGCTTCCTACGGAGATGCTGCAAGGACGGGAAGTGTGGATATTCAACGAGAGCTGAATCGGCTAGAAGAAATGATTCTAGACAGCCCTCGCATTCCGCTCAGCCGTCGCACACTTGTTGATGAAGAGCAGTTGCTCGACCAACTGGATTTGGTGCGGATCAACTTACCGACTGCTTTCCGAGATGCGGAAGAACTGCTGCGGCACAAAGATGACATTTTGCTGGAAACCGAGCAGTATGCCCAGGAACTTGTTGAGGTAGCAGAACGGCGAGCAGCTCAGATTCTAGATGAATTGGGCATTGTTCGACAAGCAGAGATGGAAGCACGACAAATCCGCCAGCACGTTCAGCAAGAATGCGAAGCCATGCAAGAACAAACAATGGCTGAAATCGACCGGATGCGTCGTCAAGCGCAGCAAGATCTAGACGAAATGCGACGAATGGCGATCGCGGAATGTGAGGATATCCAAGAAGGCGCAGATGCCTACGCCGATCGCGTCTTGGGTGATATGGAACATCAACTGAGCGAAATGGTACGCATTATTCGAAATGGTCGGCAGCAGTTACACTCCGAAACGCCTGCTCCTCGACCTCAAACCCCAAACACTTCTGCCTCAAATCGACCTACCTCGCCGTCCAACAAAAAAAATTCGTAAGATAAATTTTCTCAGCTTTGGCTCCTGTGTTGTGGAGGTCTAGAATCTGGCCTAGCAGAGCCTGCTGTTTGAGCGACCGATGGCACAGTAAAAATAAGCTTAAGACTGCGGTCATTCCGGTAAAATCGCTCGTCAGTTCTTAGTGCTTTCATCCTTCTCTTACTCAACTGCTTATGGCTGAATCAGTCAGCTTGAGCAGGAGGTTTTTATGCCTTCAGACAAATTTCGATATCAGCTACGTCAGGAAGCGGAACACTGGCGTAGGGATGGTTTAATTGATGCAATTCAGTACCAACAACTCGCCGAGCGCTATCAGTTCAACACCTTAGAAACGGCGGCTCGTAACCGCTTTACGCTTGTTTTGATTGGTCTTGGTAGCATTCTAGTTGGTTTAGCCGCCATTACCTTTGTGGCAGCCAACTGGCAAGAGTGGCCCCGATCCGTCAGGATGACCCTGTTGCTTAGTTTATTCGTGGGGGTCAATACGACTGGATTTTACCTCTGGCGGCAGCGTTACGATTCGGGTGCAGAGCGCTGGCAGCAAAGGCTAGGCCAAGGTCTACTGCTACTCGGCGCTCTAGTCTTAGGCGCAAACTTGGCGCTGATGGCTCAGATGTTTCAGGTAAACGGCCCCAGCTATGAACTCTATTTGGTGTGGGGGTTGGGCGTTATAGCGATGGCTTATAGCTTACGTCTCACTTCCTTGGGGGTTGTAGCTATCCTGCTGCTAGGGCTGGGATACTGGCAAGCGTTCTTTAATTGGAGAACGCTGGAACTAGGTAGCATTTGGCTAAGCTGGTTATTGCAATACATGCCTCTCTGTATTGGTCTGCTCACCGTTCCGCTCGCTTATTGGTGCCGCTCTCGCGTCATTTTTGTTCTAGGCGCGATCGCTTTGATCTCAGCTTTTGAAGGCAACTTAAGCTCTGGAGCTTTTGGTTATGGCCGAATGCTAATTGGCACAAATTGGGCGCTAGCGATCGCCTTTGCCCTACCTCCCGCTTTGCTCTGGGCCTACGATGATACCTTTTGGGCCGAACGAGGCCAACATCGACCCCTCAGCTTAGAGGTGCGCCGCCCCTTTCAATTTCTCGCACGTAGCTTAGCACTGCTCTTTTTGAGTGTGCTGCTGTACTGGCTCTCATTCCACTGGTTTTGGGATGGACAAGCTACTTACTACCCCACCACCACAAACCCAGCGACATTCAATGCGCTGTGGGTGAACGTAACGGTGCTCTTAGGAGTCGCCCTGCTGGAATGGTTATACTTAGCTCGCCAAGCTAGGAGCCGTTCTCCGCACCGTCCTGTAGAGCTTTCTACACCAGTAATGGCCAGTTTTATTGCCATCCTCGCTGTGCTACCGTTTTTGTCCCTAGGGGGGGAATTTATGCCAGCGATCGCCACCCTAATCGTGAATATACTGTTATTTCTCCTAGGGGGTGGGCTAATTCGAGAGGGGATTGCCTCTGGTCAACGCCGGATATTTTGGCTTGGCATGACTTTATTGAGCCTACAAATTTTGAGTCGGCTATTTGAGTACAGTACAGGCTTAGTGTTTAAGTCTTTGGTTCTCTTCTTGTGTGGCATCGGTATCATTGCCATTGGGCTTTGGTTCGAGCGCTACGTTCGTACCCTCAGCGTCCAGCCCCTGCTCTCAGCCACTCCCACCCCAACTGAGGGAGAAAATTCATGACCACTCTATCTGCTTCTAGAACTTTACCGATCTGGAGGTTTTGGCTGCCTTTGGTGTGCCAAGCCGCTTTAATTCTGGCGATTCCATCTCAAGCCCTGTACACCCAAATCACGGGCCGAACCGTCATTCTAAAAACAGTTCCCGTGGACCCTTACGATCTCTTACGCGGCTACTCAGTCACACTCAACTATGACATTTCGCAAATGAGTACCTTGCAGCGGCTTCCGGGCTGGGCCGAGTTTGAGAAACAAGCGAGGATGAATCCGGATGTAGCCAGCGGATCTTTTTATCTAGTGCTGCAA
This DNA window, taken from Trichocoleus desertorum ATA4-8-CV12, encodes the following:
- a CDS encoding DUF2157 domain-containing protein, producing MPSDKFRYQLRQEAEHWRRDGLIDAIQYQQLAERYQFNTLETAARNRFTLVLIGLGSILVGLAAITFVAANWQEWPRSVRMTLLLSLFVGVNTTGFYLWRQRYDSGAERWQQRLGQGLLLLGALVLGANLALMAQMFQVNGPSYELYLVWGLGVIAMAYSLRLTSLGVVAILLLGLGYWQAFFNWRTLELGSIWLSWLLQYMPLCIGLLTVPLAYWCRSRVIFVLGAIALISAFEGNLSSGAFGYGRMLIGTNWALAIAFALPPALLWAYDDTFWAERGQHRPLSLEVRRPFQFLARSLALLFLSVLLYWLSFHWFWDGQATYYPTTTNPATFNALWVNVTVLLGVALLEWLYLARQARSRSPHRPVELSTPVMASFIAILAVLPFLSLGGEFMPAIATLIVNILLFLLGGGLIREGIASGQRRIFWLGMTLLSLQILSRLFEYSTGLVFKSLVLFLCGIGIIAIGLWFERYVRTLSVQPLLSATPTPTEGENS